The following proteins are encoded in a genomic region of Sulfurimonas sp. HSL3-7:
- a CDS encoding histidine phosphatase family protein: MKNLLIMRHAKSSWKELGLPDHERPLNKRGQHDAPKMGRLIRKKKLKPQLIICSSAKRARETLERVTEAFGYSQEIRFSEALYGAGPEAYIKLLKELDEAYDRVMVVGHNPGLEALLERLTGEEQILPTAALARVELPIKGWRKLGDSVDGELIDLWTPRQFSE, encoded by the coding sequence GTGAAGAACTTACTGATAATGCGCCATGCAAAATCGAGCTGGAAAGAGCTTGGCCTCCCTGATCATGAGCGACCGCTTAACAAGCGCGGACAACACGATGCCCCGAAGATGGGGCGGCTGATCCGTAAAAAAAAGCTGAAGCCGCAGCTGATTATCTGTTCCAGTGCAAAACGTGCACGCGAGACGCTCGAGCGCGTAACAGAAGCGTTCGGTTACAGTCAGGAGATCCGTTTCAGTGAAGCGCTGTACGGCGCCGGTCCGGAAGCCTATATCAAACTTCTAAAGGAACTTGATGAAGCGTATGACCGCGTCATGGTCGTGGGCCACAACCCCGGCCTTGAAGCGCTGCTCGAACGTCTTACCGGAGAAGAGCAAATACTGCCGACGGCAGCTCTGGCCCGGGTTGAACTGCCTATAAAAGGGTGGCGAAAACTGGGCGACTCCGTTGACGGCGAGCTGATCGATTTGTGGACACCTCGCCAGTTTTCGGAATGA